The proteins below come from a single Arthrobacter sp. B1I2 genomic window:
- a CDS encoding DUF2304 domain-containing protein: protein MLIIVQLVLVVAVMVVSLALMRGGSNARHLAVRRMLLMIFAVVAALSVFFPDALTRVAQFLGIGRGTDLVLYGAVVSLFVFMATTYQRFRHAENALTKLSRRIAIDEAPKPGELV from the coding sequence TTGCTAATTATTGTTCAACTTGTTCTCGTTGTTGCCGTCATGGTGGTTTCGCTCGCCCTGATGCGCGGCGGATCCAACGCCAGGCACCTTGCCGTTCGACGCATGCTGCTGATGATTTTTGCGGTCGTCGCGGCACTGTCCGTTTTCTTCCCGGACGCGCTCACCCGGGTGGCGCAATTCCTCGGGATCGGACGTGGCACGGACCTCGTGCTCTACGGTGCTGTGGTTTCTCTGTTTGTCTTTATGGCGACGACCTACCAGCGGTTCAGGCATGCTGAAAATGCCCTGACGAAACTTTCACGGCGTATTGCAATCGATGAGGCGCCCAAGCCGGGAGAGCTTGTCTAG
- a CDS encoding acyltransferase family protein, with the protein MNMIRLGLAALVLFAHSFYLAGAGEGPHVRGENLGGWAVAGFFALSGFLITGSRFTNGLGEYLVHRVARIYPAFFVCLVVTVSVFAPLGYAHQNGTLSGYWTTETTPLRFVFSNLFLQMENYDVAFTPAAVPFAGSWNGSLWSLYYEFLCYLIIAAIGGIAWVRRSPLPLALAFTLSVAVYANLPAIMPMLKDNNFALLTKLLPFFLGGAVIQAFSKWVGLHWAAGLGSIIGAGVCVAVVPTWGGQLAAPLIAYGLLWVSSVLPSPRLIHVHDVSYGFYIYAWPIQQLLALYGVHNRGIAVYILASGAGTLVLATASWLLIERPVMRAVRRRRRTSSVPAAVGGVSPAVQASDQPDQAGQRRNNRQESEAAAVGKA; encoded by the coding sequence TTGAACATGATCCGCTTGGGTCTTGCCGCGCTGGTGCTTTTCGCCCACAGTTTCTACCTTGCCGGAGCGGGGGAAGGTCCGCACGTTAGGGGCGAGAACCTCGGCGGCTGGGCCGTTGCCGGTTTCTTTGCTCTCAGCGGGTTTCTCATCACGGGGAGCCGCTTTACGAACGGGCTGGGAGAATATCTGGTCCATCGAGTCGCACGCATTTACCCGGCGTTTTTCGTTTGCCTCGTGGTGACTGTCTCCGTATTTGCTCCCCTTGGTTATGCGCACCAGAACGGGACATTGTCTGGTTATTGGACAACGGAGACTACCCCGCTCCGGTTCGTATTTTCGAACCTGTTCCTCCAGATGGAAAACTACGACGTGGCCTTCACCCCGGCCGCTGTTCCTTTCGCGGGCTCGTGGAACGGATCGCTGTGGAGCCTATATTACGAATTCCTGTGTTACCTGATAATTGCGGCCATCGGAGGAATTGCCTGGGTTAGGCGTTCTCCATTGCCCCTTGCACTGGCTTTTACACTGAGTGTTGCTGTCTACGCCAACTTGCCCGCGATCATGCCGATGCTCAAGGACAACAACTTCGCCCTTCTGACGAAGTTGTTGCCGTTCTTCCTTGGCGGTGCCGTCATCCAGGCGTTCTCCAAATGGGTCGGACTGCACTGGGCAGCTGGTCTTGGTTCGATCATTGGCGCCGGGGTCTGCGTCGCCGTCGTTCCTACTTGGGGTGGCCAACTTGCCGCACCGCTCATTGCCTATGGCCTGCTGTGGGTCTCTTCCGTGCTGCCGTCGCCACGACTGATTCACGTCCACGATGTTTCTTACGGCTTCTATATCTACGCTTGGCCAATACAACAGCTCCTCGCGCTCTACGGCGTTCACAACCGGGGAATAGCCGTCTACATCCTCGCTTCGGGTGCCGGAACGCTCGTGCTCGCTACCGCGAGCTGGCTCCTCATTGAGCGACCAGTTATGCGGGCCGTTCGCCGCCGGCGCAGGACGTCGTCTGTTCCCGCGGCCGTTGGGGGAGTATCACCTGCAGTCCAGGCGAGCGACCAGCCGGACCAAGCAGGGCAGCGCCGGAATAATCGCCAGGAATCAGAGGCGGCTGCGGTCGGCAAAGCCTGA
- a CDS encoding NAD-dependent epimerase/dehydratase family protein has translation MTQSSSTNTSPANGGTVLVTGGAGFIGCAISGALVASFARVVAVDNLHPQIHAGQTRPVELDPAVELIVADITDAKTWDDVLPAVAPDVVIHLAAETGTGQSLEESTRHAMVNVVGTTQLLDGLNRSGKLPRRIVLTSSRAVYGEGAWESDIDGRVFYPGQRSNDILSRGQWDFPDAHPVAMSAAAVVPAPVSVYGSTKLAQENILESWAKSFGVEAAVLRLQNVYGPGQSLINPYTGIMSLFCRIAKAGKSIPLYEDGEVRRDFVLIDDVAAAVVAAAVAEKAHDGALDIGSGEFQTIRTAAEIISRYYGAPEPHITGQFRQGDVRHAWADVEPAKAELPWEPRYNLEAGITRLAEWIDGRLPAEAAL, from the coding sequence GTGACCCAGTCATCGTCCACGAATACGTCTCCTGCCAACGGGGGTACGGTCCTCGTCACAGGAGGTGCCGGATTCATCGGCTGCGCCATATCTGGCGCGCTGGTGGCATCCTTCGCAAGGGTCGTCGCTGTGGACAATTTGCATCCGCAGATACATGCCGGTCAGACACGTCCGGTGGAGCTGGACCCCGCAGTGGAACTGATTGTCGCCGATATCACCGACGCAAAAACTTGGGATGATGTACTTCCGGCCGTGGCCCCCGACGTCGTCATACACCTCGCGGCTGAAACGGGCACAGGACAGTCCCTCGAAGAATCAACGCGTCATGCCATGGTCAATGTCGTGGGAACAACACAACTCCTGGACGGCCTCAACCGCAGCGGGAAACTGCCGAGGCGTATCGTTCTAACCAGCAGCCGCGCGGTATATGGCGAGGGCGCGTGGGAGTCCGACATCGATGGACGCGTGTTTTATCCTGGCCAGCGGTCGAACGACATACTTTCCCGCGGTCAGTGGGACTTCCCGGATGCCCACCCTGTCGCCATGTCTGCCGCCGCCGTCGTACCCGCACCCGTCAGCGTCTATGGGTCCACCAAGCTCGCCCAGGAGAACATACTGGAATCCTGGGCGAAATCGTTCGGAGTAGAAGCTGCTGTCCTGCGTCTTCAGAACGTCTACGGGCCCGGCCAGTCCCTGATCAATCCTTACACCGGCATCATGTCCCTCTTCTGCCGCATCGCCAAGGCCGGCAAATCCATCCCGCTGTACGAAGACGGTGAAGTCCGTCGGGACTTCGTCCTGATCGACGACGTCGCAGCTGCGGTCGTAGCAGCGGCAGTAGCTGAAAAAGCACACGACGGAGCGTTGGACATCGGTTCCGGAGAGTTCCAGACCATCCGGACTGCCGCTGAAATCATCAGCCGGTACTACGGGGCCCCGGAACCCCACATCACCGGGCAGTTCCGCCAAGGAGACGTCCGGCATGCCTGGGCCGATGTGGAGCCCGCTAAGGCCGAGCTCCCGTGGGAGCCACGCTACAACCTTGAAGCCGGGATCACCCGCCTTGCCGAGTGGATTGACGGTCGGCTGCCAGCCGAAGCAGCCCTCTAG